The following is a genomic window from Desulfofarcimen acetoxidans DSM 771.
ACAGAAAAACTTGCGGCCGCCCACCGGCTTCATTTATTATTTCCACATCTGTCCACTTACAGCCGCCCAGTCCCAAACCCAGAGCTTTAAAAACCGCTTCCTTTCCGGCAAACCTGGCAGCATAACTGCTATAGGGATCCTTTTTACCTTCACAATACTCCTCTTCCCTTTCAGTAAACAAGCGCCTGACAAAGCTGCAGCCGATTTTCTCTATGGCCGCTCTTACCCGCACAATTTCAATACTGTCTGTACCGACACCGATTAACAATACAAGCCCCCGCTTCCTTTTTCAGATAAAAAACCTGCCTCTGGAGACAGGTTTTCTAAAAGCCCAATATTTTACGCAGCTTTTTAGCCTGGGCACGGCTAACCGGAACTTCCCCGCCTTCCTTATCTTCCACCACAAGATTATACGTACCGTTAAAAAAAGGCACAATTTCTTTGACTTTGTGCAGGTTAACAATGTAGCAGCGGTGAGTGCGGAAAAAAGAATTTGTATTCAAGCGTGCTTCCAGATCTTTTAAAGTGAACCTGGTCAAAAGTTTATCATTATGAGTCTTTATATAGACATAATCCTGCTCGGTAAAAGCGTAGATAATATCCGCTTCATTGATCAGCACAGTTTTGCCCATTTTCTCTGCCGGTATTCGGTCAATTTGAATTTGTTTAGGCTCCTGCTTGACCTTACCGGCGGAAATATCAACTGCCTCCTCATCTTTCTCTACTGCAGGCGCGGATTCTCCAACGGCCTTCATAACCTTTTCGATAGCTTGTTTTAACCTTCTCGGTTCCACAGGCTTTAACAGGTAGTCAACTGCATCAACTTCAAAGGCCTGTACGGCATACTCATCGTAGGCTGTAACAAATATGACATAGGGCCTGTTAGGCAGATCCTGAATTGCTCTGCCTAATTCCAGGCCGTTCATGCCAGGCATAGATATATCTAAAAATAACACGGTATAATCAAGTGCCTTAATTAAAGACAGCGCTTCCTTTGCATTAGCCGCCTCACCGACAATCTCCACATTATCAAATTCACTTAGAGCATAGCGCAGTTCCTGACGGGCAGGATATTCGTCATCCACGATCAAGGTCTTCAGTTTCACCGGACATTTCACCTCTCCTAATCAGATCCCTTTTTATGGGTACCCGGACATAAACAGCTGTACCCTCACCAGGTTTACTGATTATCCTTAACCCGTACTCTTCGCCAAATAAATTCTTTAGTCGTTCATGAACATTGCTTAAACCTACTCCGTTGCCCGAGCCGTAGCCTGGCTGCAAAACTTTCGGGATCATATCCAAACTGATACCAACCCCGTCATCCTCCACAACAATTAAAAGCTCATCATTCTGCATCTTTACAGTAATTGATACGGTACCCGCACCTTCTTTTGGCATAATCCCATGCTTGACAGCATTCTCCACCAACGGCTGTATAGTTAAAACCGGCACCCGGTATTCCAGCAATTCATGAGCTATTTGACGGCGCACCCTGATCTTCTCACGGAAGCGGGCCCGCACCAATACTAAATAAGTGTTTATATATTCAATCTCACCTTTTAAAGTATTGAAATGTCCCTTTCTCTGCAAAGCCTGACGAAAGAAAGAGGACAGACGAATTAACAGCCTACGTGCGGTTTCCGGGTTTGTCCGGCTGAACATGATTATGGTGTTTAGAGTATTAAATAAAAAATGAGGGTTAATTTGAGCGTGCAGGGCATCGAGTTCGGCTACAGCTACCAACTGAGCCCGGCGATCCAGTTCAGCCAACTCCATTTGCACATCCAGCATCTGAGCCACCCCAACAGCCAGCTTTACCAAATGATCCGGCATTCTACCCTGTTTGGTTCTGTACATTTTTACAGTGCCGACAACCTCCCCGTTACATCTAAGCGGCACAATAACTGCCGCTTCCAGGGGACAATGAGGCACCGAACAGTTTATATCCCGACTGTTATGAATTACCTTTATCTCACCGGTTATAATAGCCCGCCTGGTTGCATAGGTTAAAATCTCCCCACCCGGTTTATGGTGATCGGAACCTTCTCCTATATAAGCCAGCACTTTTTCCCTGTCGGTTATGGCCACGGCATCAACATCACTGATTTTTTTAATTATTTCCGCCGTACTCCCGGCCGTTTCAACATTTAAACCCCGCCGCATAAAAGGCAGCGTCTCACTGGCTATCTGCAACTCAATCGGCTGGTCGGTAGATTTAAGCTTCACCGGACGACGGTTTAACCAGTAGTAAAGAACAAAGGAAACAGATAAACCGCTGATAATAAACAAAATAAAAACCGCCTGCCATAATTTTAGAGATAAGGCCAGCACCATGACAGAACCGATAAGTTGAACTATCAACCATCTGATAATAACGTTTAATAAATCCTTTGTATCTATATTCATAGTCCTCATTTCTTAGATGCTATATTTTAATTAAGGTATTCTACAAGAAGGCCCGATTTCCTGCACCGAAATGGGTCTGTATAATTACAGAATTAATAATTTGCTATTTTCTAATTTTTTTTATAAAAATTGCTAAATCAACTTATTAATTAACGTTTTCTGGGCATACTATTGTTAGCAAAAATTTTAGGGGAGGATAAAAAATGCATCAAATAACTTTAAACGAATACTTGACTCAAGCCAATAAAAGACTGCCTACAGAAGCAAAAAAGGTATTACAGGCCTTATTCGATCAGGGCAGTATGAACAAAGAGGAATTATCACTAACAGCCAGAGTAAAACGGGCTGTCCTGGATCATATTATTATGCAATTGTACGCTTTAGGCTTAGTCGATGTATCCACCGAAGGGAAAAGCAAAATCTGTAATCTCACCAAACTTGGCAATGAATTTTTAAATATCATTGAAGCGGAAGCCAGTTAATATTAAAAAAACCGGCTGTACCAATGCTGCGGACAAAGTCAATAACTCAAAAAAAGAAACCCGTGTCACTAAAGCGGCACGGGTTTCTTTGCTTGCTATACCGGCTAAAAGCTTATCCCAGTATTTGTGAAACAGACCGATCCATAATAAACTTGACAAATTCCTCTGTTGCTTTTGACTCAAATTTATCCTTGTTCCTAATCAGGTAAAATTCTCTGGTTACATTAAAATCCTTAATTCTCAAAAGCTTCAGTGTACCTAATTGCAACTCCTTGCGCAGGGCCCATTTGGAGATAAAGGAAATGCCCAGATTAGCCTCTACAGCTTCCTTAATAGCCTGGGTACTGCCCATAGTCATGCTCCTGGCCGGCTTTAACTTCAATTCGTGCAAAACATCATCCATAGCCAATTTTGTTCCGGAACCAACTTCCCTCAGGATGAAGGTAAAAGGAATTTCACTGATATCCTCTCTGGTCAAAAAGGTTTTTTTAGCCAGTGGGTGTCCCGGTGCGGCAATAAACACCAATTC
Proteins encoded in this region:
- the acpS gene encoding holo-ACP synthase translates to MLIGVGTDSIEIVRVRAAIEKIGCSFVRRLFTEREEEYCEGKKDPYSSYAARFAGKEAVFKALGLGLGGCKWTDVEIINEAGGRPQVFLYGQAAQIAQEKKIAGVLISLSHDRERAVAFAAAVSAEAILMRE
- a CDS encoding LytR/AlgR family response regulator transcription factor is translated as MKLKTLIVDDEYPARQELRYALSEFDNVEIVGEAANAKEALSLIKALDYTVLFLDISMPGMNGLELGRAIQDLPNRPYVIFVTAYDEYAVQAFEVDAVDYLLKPVEPRRLKQAIEKVMKAVGESAPAVEKDEEAVDISAGKVKQEPKQIQIDRIPAEKMGKTVLINEADIIYAFTEQDYVYIKTHNDKLLTRFTLKDLEARLNTNSFFRTHRCYIVNLHKVKEIVPFFNGTYNLVVEDKEGGEVPVSRAQAKKLRKILGF
- a CDS encoding histidine kinase; translated protein: MRTMNIDTKDLLNVIIRWLIVQLIGSVMVLALSLKLWQAVFILFIISGLSVSFVLYYWLNRRPVKLKSTDQPIELQIASETLPFMRRGLNVETAGSTAEIIKKISDVDAVAITDREKVLAYIGEGSDHHKPGGEILTYATRRAIITGEIKVIHNSRDINCSVPHCPLEAAVIVPLRCNGEVVGTVKMYRTKQGRMPDHLVKLAVGVAQMLDVQMELAELDRRAQLVAVAELDALHAQINPHFLFNTLNTIIMFSRTNPETARRLLIRLSSFFRQALQRKGHFNTLKGEIEYINTYLVLVRARFREKIRVRRQIAHELLEYRVPVLTIQPLVENAVKHGIMPKEGAGTVSITVKMQNDELLIVVEDDGVGISLDMIPKVLQPGYGSGNGVGLSNVHERLKNLFGEEYGLRIISKPGEGTAVYVRVPIKRDLIRRGEMSGETEDLDRG
- a CDS encoding transcriptional regulator, encoding MHQITLNEYLTQANKRLPTEAKKVLQALFDQGSMNKEELSLTARVKRAVLDHIIMQLYALGLVDVSTEGKSKICNLTKLGNEFLNIIEAEAS